Proteins from a genomic interval of Paenibacillus sp. RC334:
- a CDS encoding ABC transporter permease encodes MNNILPLVQNETLKIIKKKRFYVILLVLLVLVPIFTYAQMKVAENNREKFGNDWRQELRQAITDNQNSLGSDRVPEEWKTYRRVFVQQMQYYLENDVNPNEPSGVTFTREFMDNSINLFVPLLIMAIASDLVSGERTTGTIKMLLTRPVRRWKVLLSKLLTLYMFVSLIILAVFVISYLISGLFFGFKGFNVPVFTGFQIVGSTVDVSAVHAIPQWHYLMLQAGLIWFVSLVVASLAFMVSVLVRSTAASIVVMMAALISGTILTNMASSWQSAKYLFMVNLELTDYLSGSPAPIEGMTLPFSLAVLGIWGAAALIVSFAVFTKRDILN; translated from the coding sequence TTGAATAACATTTTACCGCTCGTACAAAATGAAACACTCAAAATCATCAAGAAGAAACGATTTTATGTCATTTTACTTGTTTTGCTTGTGCTTGTGCCGATTTTTACGTACGCTCAGATGAAGGTGGCGGAAAATAACCGCGAAAAATTCGGCAATGACTGGCGGCAGGAGTTGCGTCAGGCCATTACGGATAACCAAAATTCGCTGGGAAGCGACCGGGTTCCGGAGGAATGGAAGACCTACAGGCGAGTATTTGTTCAACAAATGCAATATTATCTGGAAAATGACGTGAACCCGAATGAACCAAGTGGTGTAACCTTTACCAGAGAGTTTATGGACAATTCCATTAATTTGTTCGTTCCATTGCTCATTATGGCGATTGCCTCCGATCTGGTTTCAGGAGAACGGACGACGGGTACGATAAAAATGCTGCTGACTCGTCCTGTCAGGCGGTGGAAGGTGCTGCTGAGCAAGCTGCTAACGCTGTATATGTTCGTTTCGCTCATCATTTTGGCTGTGTTTGTGATCAGTTATCTTATATCGGGACTGTTTTTTGGTTTTAAAGGCTTTAACGTTCCGGTATTTACGGGCTTCCAAATTGTTGGCTCCACGGTGGATGTGTCAGCGGTACATGCGATCCCGCAATGGCACTATCTGATGCTGCAAGCCGGGTTGATCTGGTTCGTCAGCCTCGTGGTGGCTTCGCTTGCCTTTATGGTTTCGGTGCTGGTACGTAGTACGGCGGCAAGCATTGTGGTGATGATGGCTGCGCTCATTTCGGGCACAATTTTAACGAACATGGCCTCATCCTGGCAGAGCGCCAAATATTTATTTATGGTTAACCTCGAATTGACCGATTATTTATCAGGAAGCCCCGCCCCGATTGAGGGGATGACCTTGCCGTTTTCTTTAGCTGTATTGGGCATTTGGGGGGCTGCGGCGCTGATTGTTTCATTCGCCGTCTTTACGAAACGGGATATATTGAATTAA
- a CDS encoding ABC transporter ATP-binding protein, producing MGIQSADKTETDVARTSTTTDGASGYHSDNQFGSADGSRSNNETVLSVQHVKKRIGRKMIIHDVTFDVRAGEIFGFLGPNGAGKTTTIRMLVDLIKPTEGTITVCGHNVNRDPEQALQHIGSIVENPEVYSYLTGWENLEHFARMQPGVDEQRIREVVELVRLDRRIHDKVSTYSLGMRQRLGIAQALLGKPKLLILDEPTNGLDPKGIKEMRAFIRLLAAEGMAVFVSSHLLSEIQLLCDRVAIISRGRVLAVGGVRELVETHSRMAVWQLEPHDQGLALLEGSPHVQIITNADELIDDSIVAGSGADAIFTEMDEEHIAELVVQMTASGISVKGVTKINPTLEQLFLKMTEGEILE from the coding sequence ATGGGTATCCAATCTGCTGACAAGACCGAGACCGATGTAGCAAGGACTTCGACAACCACAGATGGAGCATCCGGCTATCATTCCGACAATCAGTTCGGCAGTGCAGACGGAAGCAGAAGCAACAACGAAACCGTTCTCTCTGTTCAGCACGTCAAAAAGCGTATCGGACGAAAAATGATCATTCACGATGTAACATTCGATGTGCGTGCGGGCGAAATTTTTGGCTTTCTTGGTCCCAATGGAGCTGGAAAAACAACGACCATCCGTATGCTGGTCGATCTGATCAAGCCTACCGAGGGCACCATTACCGTATGTGGTCATAATGTAAACCGTGATCCGGAGCAGGCATTGCAGCATATCGGTTCTATTGTGGAAAATCCGGAGGTATACAGCTATCTGACAGGGTGGGAAAATCTGGAGCATTTTGCCCGGATGCAGCCGGGTGTGGATGAACAGCGTATTCGTGAAGTGGTGGAGCTGGTGCGGCTGGATCGCCGTATTCATGATAAAGTAAGTACGTATTCTCTCGGGATGCGCCAGCGTCTCGGTATTGCCCAGGCCTTGCTTGGCAAACCCAAGCTGCTTATTCTGGATGAACCAACGAACGGGCTGGACCCCAAAGGGATCAAGGAAATGAGAGCTTTTATCCGTCTGTTAGCGGCAGAGGGTATGGCTGTATTTGTTTCCAGTCATTTGCTTAGTGAAATCCAGTTGCTGTGTGATCGTGTCGCTATTATCAGTCGAGGACGAGTGCTTGCTGTTGGCGGTGTGAGGGAATTGGTTGAAACACATTCGCGTATGGCCGTATGGCAACTGGAGCCCCATGATCAGGGTCTTGCCCTGTTAGAAGGCTCTCCGCATGTACAAATCATTACGAACGCCGATGAACTGATTGATGACAGCATTGTTGCAGGCAGCGGAGCGGATGCTATTTTTACAGAAATGGACGAAGAGCATATCGCGGAGCTGGTCGTACAAATGACGGCTTCCGGCATTTCCGTTAAAGGTGTAACCAAAATCAACCCTACACTGGAGCAGCTATTCCTGAAAATGACGGAAGGTGAGATTCTTGAATAA
- a CDS encoding GDSL-type esterase/lipase family protein, with protein sequence MFISPSYQEGTRVNSSKWIWRSVGSVSIAATLLLLYGFITAVRSITAPEPLVSTKPVNSGSSQIQNAPSAATQTGEFRVAAIGDSLAKGTGDDSGSGFVRRSVTLLNDQEGHKAQLINNLGINGLTTQGLLTKLDEPGVAYVLKKANVIIVSIGGNDLFQGAQAAQTGKEPPTLNGLRKALPDAAKRLQKVLIKVGKINPKAKIIYVGLYNPFSDLPEMKIPGNLVVTEWNLAAMAITNQNSNMTLIPTFDLFQQNLSVYLSSDHFHPNGQGYQAIAERIAQGFAVVAAKEGDNTEDGQKSTSSQPADVKKGGNK encoded by the coding sequence ATGTTTATTTCACCAAGTTATCAGGAGGGAACACGAGTGAATTCATCAAAATGGATCTGGCGGTCTGTCGGTTCCGTGTCCATCGCCGCCACACTGCTATTATTGTACGGATTTATTACCGCAGTACGAAGCATTACGGCTCCAGAGCCGCTCGTTAGCACCAAACCTGTAAATTCGGGTTCATCGCAGATACAAAATGCGCCATCCGCTGCAACTCAGACGGGGGAGTTTCGGGTAGCTGCCATTGGAGATTCGCTGGCGAAAGGAACTGGCGATGACTCAGGCAGCGGTTTTGTACGACGGTCGGTGACCTTGTTAAATGATCAGGAAGGCCATAAGGCTCAGCTCATTAACAATCTGGGCATTAACGGGCTGACGACTCAGGGACTTTTGACCAAACTGGATGAGCCTGGCGTGGCCTATGTGTTGAAAAAGGCCAATGTTATTATTGTGTCCATTGGCGGAAATGATTTGTTTCAGGGGGCACAAGCTGCCCAAACCGGCAAAGAGCCACCTACGCTTAATGGCTTGCGCAAGGCTCTGCCTGATGCAGCCAAGCGTTTGCAAAAAGTGCTGATAAAAGTCGGAAAAATCAATCCGAAGGCTAAAATTATATACGTTGGACTATATAATCCATTCAGTGACCTGCCGGAAATGAAAATTCCGGGAAATCTCGTCGTGACGGAATGGAATCTGGCTGCTATGGCGATTACCAATCAAAACAGTAATATGACGCTGATTCCAACCTTCGATTTATTTCAGCAAAATTTGTCGGTTTATTTATCCTCTGATCATTTTCATCCTAACGGACAGGGCTATCAGGCAATTGCTGAGCGTATCGCTCAAGGGTTTGCGGTAGTAGCGGCCAAGGAAGGCGACAATACGGAGGATGGACAAAAGTCCACGAGCAGCCAACCTGCTGATGTGAAGAAGGGAGGGAACAAGTGA
- a CDS encoding TIGR00266 family protein, whose amino-acid sequence MSYEIVHEGAFAMLKVQMNPGETIKAEMGAMVSMSSSVDIKGTVDGGLLRGLGRMLSGEKFFFQELRASRGPAEVLLAPASIGDVQAVELDGTYRLLVQKDGFLACTEGIEVSTKMQNLMKGLFSGEGFFIVEISGRGTVFLSSYGAIHPIYVAPGEERIIDNAHLVAWPDYMDYKIEKASKGWLSSVTSGEALVCRFRGEGTVLIQTRNPGSFGQWIKSFIPDSK is encoded by the coding sequence ATGAGCTACGAAATTGTGCATGAAGGTGCTTTTGCTATGCTCAAGGTACAGATGAACCCCGGAGAAACGATTAAAGCGGAGATGGGAGCTATGGTTTCCATGTCTTCCAGCGTGGATATAAAGGGGACTGTGGATGGTGGATTGTTGCGCGGTTTAGGCCGGATGCTGAGCGGGGAGAAATTCTTTTTTCAGGAGCTGAGAGCATCTCGAGGGCCAGCTGAAGTGCTGCTTGCTCCGGCAAGTATAGGCGATGTACAAGCAGTAGAATTGGACGGTACGTATAGACTTTTGGTGCAAAAGGATGGCTTCTTGGCGTGTACGGAGGGCATTGAGGTCAGCACTAAAATGCAGAATCTGATGAAAGGATTGTTCTCGGGCGAAGGTTTTTTTATCGTTGAAATCAGCGGTCGCGGAACAGTGTTTTTATCCTCTTACGGAGCCATTCATCCGATTTATGTTGCACCCGGAGAGGAGCGTATTATTGATAACGCTCATCTGGTGGCATGGCCAGACTATATGGATTACAAAATTGAAAAAGCGTCCAAAGGCTGGTTGTCCAGTGTAACGAGCGGAGAAGCACTTGTATGCCGTTTTCGCGGCGAGGGGACGGTATTGATCCAAACCAGAAATCCGGGCAGCTTCGGACAATGGATCAAAAGCTTTATACCCGATAGCAAGTGA
- a CDS encoding CAP domain-containing protein, which translates to MKNMLKKTLVMGSLTAMLSAGFIVPASASPADDLSAQLQQWFKDNGFTVNTSNGTTTITKTVIQDLSGQDQAKTKTTNPSSDKQVAKPANQKGSQPATNKQSKAQNTNSGAGQSAGSDAQLSKSQFAAEVVKLVNNERSQKGLSPLASNAKLTEVALAKAKDMSTNNYFSHTSPTYGSPFDMMKKFGVTYTYAGENIAMGQQTPQEVMKAWMNSQGHRENILKAEYTQIGVAYYNGYWVQEFTRN; encoded by the coding sequence ATGAAGAATATGTTGAAAAAAACACTGGTGATGGGAAGTTTAACCGCTATGTTATCCGCAGGATTCATCGTTCCGGCATCAGCTTCACCAGCTGACGATTTGTCTGCCCAATTACAACAATGGTTCAAGGATAACGGATTTACGGTGAATACCTCTAATGGAACGACTACGATTACGAAGACCGTAATTCAGGATTTGTCCGGACAGGATCAAGCGAAAACAAAGACGACGAATCCTTCTTCCGACAAGCAAGTGGCAAAGCCGGCTAACCAAAAAGGTTCACAGCCTGCTACCAACAAACAGTCGAAAGCTCAAAATACGAATTCAGGAGCAGGTCAGTCCGCCGGTTCGGATGCACAGCTCAGTAAGTCTCAATTTGCAGCAGAAGTAGTAAAACTGGTGAATAACGAGCGTAGCCAAAAAGGTTTGAGCCCACTCGCTTCTAACGCGAAGCTTACCGAAGTAGCTTTGGCCAAGGCGAAGGATATGAGTACAAATAATTACTTTTCCCATACATCACCGACTTACGGCTCACCATTTGATATGATGAAGAAATTCGGCGTAACTTATACGTATGCGGGTGAAAATATTGCGATGGGACAACAAACGCCGCAAGAAGTTATGAAAGCCTGGATGAACAGTCAGGGACACCGTGAAAATATTTTGAAGGCAGAATATACACAAATCGGTGTAGCTTACTATAATGGATACTGGGTACAGGAATTTACACGTAACTAA
- a CDS encoding GNAT family N-acetyltransferase, translated as MSNNVMFPVLTIRSVELGDCEAVTGLLREVGYPMTCGVMKEVMGTTQEDCQANMMVAEMDGRVVGVIGMHTAQSLAYPDPAVQITMLVVSKEYRGEGIGKRLVACGEEWGRAQGSFHLFITGANNRIKQIEAQAFYNRIGFEKQGYRFSKKLK; from the coding sequence ATGTCTAACAATGTGATGTTTCCAGTACTGACAATTCGTTCCGTAGAGCTTGGCGATTGCGAAGCCGTAACAGGACTGCTAAGAGAAGTCGGATATCCGATGACTTGTGGTGTGATGAAAGAAGTTATGGGAACTACGCAGGAGGACTGCCAAGCAAATATGATGGTCGCAGAAATGGATGGTCGTGTTGTCGGCGTAATCGGCATGCATACGGCTCAAAGCCTGGCTTATCCTGATCCTGCCGTACAAATCACCATGCTGGTCGTGAGCAAGGAGTATCGCGGCGAGGGCATCGGCAAGCGCTTGGTGGCCTGCGGTGAGGAGTGGGGACGTGCACAAGGAAGCTTTCATTTGTTCATTACCGGAGCGAATAACCGCATCAAACAAATAGAGGCCCAAGCTTTCTACAACCGAATCGGCTTTGAAAAGCAAGGCTACCGTTTTAGCAAAAAGCTTAAATAA
- the purT gene encoding formate-dependent phosphoribosylglycinamide formyltransferase: MWGAPFSAGAKKMLLLGSGELGKEVIIEAQRLGVECIAVDRYELAPAMQVAHRSYCLDMQDAEALKALIRKEKPDIIVPEIEAIATGALEELEQEGFYVVPTARAARLTMDREGIRRLAAEKLQLPTAAYRFADHFEQLRSAVHELGTPCVVKPLMSSSGKGQSVCRTPEEAESCWNTALEGARAKTTRVIVEAFVPFESEITLLTVRSVSGTTFCPPIGHIQKDGDYVESWQPHGMTDKQLSDAEDIARTITDELGGYGLFGVELFLTADGVVFSEVSPRPHDTGMVTMITQDLSEFALHVRAILGFPILSVTLLTPGASATLKAKQATRDFVIGGLYDALLLPRTQVRVFGKPETKPGRRMAVALSAAGDVETARKTAKEAANMLKVEVNHV; this comes from the coding sequence ATGTGGGGTGCTCCTTTTTCTGCTGGGGCTAAAAAGATGCTGCTGCTGGGTAGCGGCGAATTGGGAAAAGAAGTCATTATTGAAGCTCAGCGGCTTGGCGTGGAATGTATTGCTGTAGACCGCTATGAACTGGCTCCAGCAATGCAGGTGGCTCATCGTTCTTATTGTTTGGATATGCAGGATGCTGAGGCATTGAAGGCACTGATTCGCAAGGAAAAGCCCGACATAATTGTACCTGAAATCGAAGCTATTGCTACGGGTGCTTTGGAAGAATTGGAGCAAGAGGGATTTTACGTAGTTCCAACGGCCCGGGCCGCCCGTCTTACGATGGACCGGGAGGGCATTCGCAGGCTTGCTGCCGAGAAGTTGCAACTTCCGACCGCCGCCTACCGCTTTGCAGATCATTTTGAGCAGTTGCGGTCAGCGGTTCATGAGCTGGGCACGCCATGCGTGGTCAAGCCCTTGATGAGTTCGTCGGGTAAAGGGCAGTCTGTATGCCGGACACCCGAGGAAGCGGAATCCTGCTGGAATACGGCGTTGGAAGGCGCACGTGCCAAAACAACACGTGTCATTGTTGAAGCTTTTGTTCCGTTTGAAAGTGAAATTACGTTATTGACTGTCAGATCGGTATCGGGTACGACTTTTTGCCCACCGATTGGCCACATTCAAAAGGATGGGGATTATGTCGAATCTTGGCAACCTCATGGCATGACGGACAAGCAACTTTCGGACGCGGAGGACATTGCCCGTACGATTACGGATGAACTGGGTGGTTACGGATTGTTTGGCGTAGAGCTGTTTTTAACGGCTGATGGCGTCGTATTCAGTGAAGTATCCCCCCGTCCGCATGATACGGGAATGGTAACGATGATTACGCAGGATTTGTCGGAATTTGCGCTTCACGTACGGGCCATTCTCGGATTCCCGATACTGTCGGTTACACTGCTAACCCCTGGGGCTTCGGCTACCTTGAAGGCAAAACAAGCTACGCGGGATTTTGTAATCGGTGGTCTGTATGATGCATTATTGCTACCCCGGACACAGGTGCGAGTGTTCGGGAAGCCTGAAACCAAGCCGGGACGCCGGATGGCTGTAGCGCTTAGCGCTGCGGGAGATGTGGAAACAGCACGGAAGACGGCCAAAGAAGCTGCCAATATGCTGAAAGTGGAGGTAAATCATGTCTAA
- a CDS encoding ABC transporter ATP-binding protein has protein sequence MNVPAEKAKTLQKPMNERFVYQDDDIIDKPFNWSEFKRLLAYMKPYARQILPILLVMMILGTITKLTVPYLISLAIDKAIAPVGPALPSVKLLLLITGAVLLLYLIQWAASTYRIKFTNIIGQRVIYDLREDLFKHIQKLSFNFFDKRPAGSVLVRVTNDINSLQDLFTNGAVNVLIDCVQLTGIIVILLLINWKLGLAVIVTVPIMFLISTKLRVRIRRAWQEVRMKNSRINSHLNESIQGIRVTQAYTQEQENMAYFDNMNSSSKRSWDKASAMNQIFGPLIDITGGLGTLVLFWFGAHLIQTDQLTVGLLVAFANYVGNFWDPINRLGQMYNQLLVAMASSERIFEFMDEQPNIANKPGAKDLPSIRGDIHFEEVVFEYEKGRQALKGINLSVEAGQSIALVGHTGSGKSTIINLLSRFYDITSGRLMIDGHDVRDVTVESLRSQISIVLQDTFIFSGTIRDNIRFGRLDATDEEIEAAAKAVNAHEFIVHLPGGYETEVEERGGMLSMGQRQLLSFARALLANPRILILDEATASIDTETELKIQEALQVLLEGRTSFMVAHRLSTIRNADHIVVLDHGQIQESGNHEQLMKKHGIYRGLVEAQFRFL, from the coding sequence ATGAATGTACCCGCTGAAAAAGCCAAAACGCTTCAAAAACCAATGAATGAGCGATTTGTGTACCAGGATGATGATATCATCGACAAACCGTTTAACTGGTCCGAATTCAAACGGTTGCTCGCATACATGAAGCCTTACGCCCGGCAGATCCTGCCGATACTACTGGTCATGATGATTCTTGGTACCATCACCAAGTTGACCGTTCCCTATCTGATCAGTCTGGCCATTGACAAGGCGATTGCTCCCGTAGGGCCTGCACTGCCGAGTGTAAAATTGCTGCTGCTTATAACTGGAGCAGTGCTGTTGCTATATTTAATTCAATGGGCAGCCAGTACGTACCGCATTAAATTCACAAATATTATCGGTCAACGTGTCATTTACGATCTGCGTGAGGATCTGTTCAAGCATATTCAGAAGCTTTCCTTCAACTTTTTTGATAAAAGACCGGCTGGATCTGTATTGGTACGCGTTACGAATGACATCAACTCGCTTCAGGATCTATTTACGAATGGTGCGGTGAATGTCCTGATTGACTGTGTACAGCTCACTGGAATCATCGTCATTTTGCTGCTGATTAACTGGAAGCTTGGTCTGGCGGTCATCGTGACTGTTCCGATCATGTTTTTAATCTCTACCAAGCTGCGTGTGCGCATCCGCCGTGCCTGGCAGGAAGTACGCATGAAGAATTCCCGTATCAACTCTCATCTGAATGAATCCATTCAGGGTATCCGTGTGACGCAGGCGTACACGCAGGAGCAGGAAAACATGGCTTATTTCGATAACATGAACAGCTCCAGCAAACGATCTTGGGATAAAGCATCGGCCATGAATCAGATCTTCGGCCCGCTCATTGATATTACCGGAGGCTTGGGTACGCTTGTGCTGTTCTGGTTCGGGGCACATCTGATTCAGACGGATCAGCTTACGGTAGGTCTGCTGGTTGCGTTTGCCAACTATGTGGGGAACTTTTGGGACCCGATTAATCGACTGGGCCAAATGTACAACCAGTTGCTGGTTGCGATGGCTTCGTCTGAAAGAATTTTTGAGTTTATGGATGAACAGCCGAATATTGCGAATAAGCCGGGAGCCAAAGACCTACCGTCCATTCGCGGCGATATCCATTTTGAAGAAGTTGTTTTTGAATATGAAAAGGGACGTCAGGCGCTTAAAGGCATTAATCTCTCTGTCGAGGCGGGTCAGTCCATTGCGCTTGTCGGGCATACCGGATCTGGTAAAAGCACAATCATTAACCTGCTCAGCCGGTTTTATGACATTACATCAGGGCGACTTATGATTGACGGCCATGATGTGCGTGATGTAACGGTGGAGAGCTTGCGTAGCCAAATTAGCATCGTACTTCAGGATACATTTATTTTTTCAGGTACGATTCGCGATAATATTCGATTCGGTCGACTGGATGCAACGGATGAGGAAATTGAAGCGGCTGCGAAGGCAGTCAATGCTCATGAATTCATCGTTCATTTGCCGGGCGGCTATGAAACAGAGGTAGAGGAGCGGGGCGGTATGCTGTCCATGGGCCAGCGCCAGCTGCTATCTTTTGCCCGCGCTTTACTGGCTAATCCACGAATTCTCATATTGGATGAAGCCACAGCCAGTATAGATACGGAAACAGAACTGAAAATTCAGGAGGCTCTTCAGGTGCTGCTGGAAGGCAGAACCTCCTTCATGGTTGCTCATCGTTTGTCCACCATTCGGAATGCCGATCATATCGTCGTGCTGGATCATGGGCAGATCCAAGAAAGTGGGAATCATGAACAATTGATGAAAAAACATGGAATTTATCGGGGGCTGGTGGAAGCACAGTTCAGATTTTTGTAA
- a CDS encoding ABC transporter ATP-binding protein: MEVLRQLQGFFRERRHYLFLSILCLAIATALGLVYPNLLQRLIDNAIIPGDFGKVPALALTVLGVVIVKGFMQFLHGFFGGRLGNYLAYRLRNACYEKLQFLSFRYYDTAKTGDLMSRLTGDLEAIRNFIGFGFAQILNVVLMVVFGSMMMLYINWQLTLFTMISMPLLLFVTFKFESRIHPTFQEMRIALSALTTAVQENITGVRTVKSFARESYEVEKFSVRNEQYKSNQIQAASLWSRFFPAMELIASVSVVLLLGMGGYLVIEKSLTLGQLVAFFSLIWYIIGPIWNIGFHINNYTQSKASGERVLELLNQSVDVTDEADALSLDADEVEGHVTFEHVTFAYGNKLPAVVDINLDAPPGSVIGILGGTGSGKSTIIQLLMRAYNVNAGSIKLDGTEIRHLKIRDLRAQISSVFQETFLFSSSIRNNIAYGLSHVSMDDIIRVSKLAQAHEFITELPLGYDTVVGERGLGLSGGQKQRIAIARALLKNPKILVLDDATSAVDMETEHEIQTGFQEVMRGRTTFIIAHRISSLRHADEIVVLEEGQIAQRGTHEQLIATPGPYQDVYHIQYADYIAQTPDGASERQVRP; this comes from the coding sequence ATGGAAGTGCTCAGGCAATTGCAGGGCTTTTTTCGTGAGAGGAGACATTATCTGTTTCTTTCTATTCTATGCCTTGCGATAGCGACGGCCCTGGGACTGGTGTATCCAAACCTGCTCCAAAGGCTAATTGATAACGCTATCATCCCCGGTGACTTCGGGAAAGTTCCGGCACTGGCTCTAACTGTGCTGGGAGTCGTGATCGTCAAAGGTTTTATGCAATTTTTACACGGATTTTTTGGTGGACGGCTGGGTAACTATCTGGCCTACCGACTCCGCAATGCTTGTTATGAAAAGCTGCAATTTTTGTCCTTCAGATATTATGACACTGCCAAAACTGGCGATCTCATGTCCCGTTTGACGGGTGATCTGGAGGCGATTCGCAACTTTATCGGGTTTGGTTTTGCCCAAATCCTCAATGTGGTACTGATGGTCGTATTCGGATCTATGATGATGCTGTATATCAACTGGCAACTCACCCTCTTTACGATGATCAGCATGCCTTTGCTGCTCTTCGTCACGTTTAAGTTCGAATCCCGAATTCACCCCACCTTTCAGGAAATGCGGATTGCGCTCAGCGCCTTGACGACAGCGGTGCAGGAAAATATAACAGGCGTGCGCACCGTCAAATCATTTGCCCGCGAATCATATGAGGTTGAAAAATTTTCAGTGCGAAATGAGCAATACAAAAGTAATCAAATTCAAGCTGCTTCCCTGTGGAGCCGTTTCTTCCCCGCCATGGAGCTGATTGCTTCTGTCAGTGTGGTTCTTCTGCTGGGCATGGGGGGCTATCTGGTTATTGAAAAGTCGCTGACCCTGGGTCAGCTTGTCGCCTTTTTTAGCTTAATTTGGTATATTATCGGCCCCATCTGGAACATTGGCTTCCATATCAATAACTATACCCAGTCCAAAGCTTCTGGTGAACGGGTCTTGGAGCTATTGAATCAATCGGTGGATGTTACCGATGAAGCTGATGCTCTGTCGCTCGATGCTGACGAGGTGGAGGGCCATGTCACATTTGAGCATGTCACTTTTGCTTACGGGAATAAGCTACCCGCTGTGGTTGACATCAACCTGGATGCGCCCCCGGGATCAGTCATCGGTATTTTGGGCGGAACCGGATCAGGTAAATCCACCATTATTCAACTGCTTATGCGAGCTTACAATGTGAACGCAGGCAGCATCAAGCTGGATGGAACGGAAATACGCCATTTGAAAATCCGTGATTTACGTGCTCAAATATCTTCCGTGTTCCAGGAGACGTTCCTGTTCTCATCTTCCATCCGTAACAACATTGCTTATGGACTAAGCCATGTCAGTATGGATGACATTATACGCGTATCCAAGCTGGCTCAGGCGCATGAATTTATTACCGAGCTGCCATTGGGCTATGACACAGTTGTCGGTGAACGGGGACTGGGGCTGTCTGGTGGGCAAAAGCAACGGATTGCCATCGCACGCGCACTACTCAAAAATCCGAAAATTTTGGTGCTTGATGATGCGACCAGCGCGGTCGATATGGAGACGGAGCATGAAATCCAGACCGGTTTTCAAGAGGTTATGCGAGGACGGACGACCTTTATTATTGCTCACCGTATTTCTTCACTTCGTCATGCTGATGAAATTGTAGTGCTGGAGGAAGGGCAGATAGCCCAGCGAGGAACGCATGAACAGCTCATTGCTACTCCAGGTCCGTATCAGGATGTGTATCATATTCAATACGCTGACTACATAGCCCAGACTCCTGACGGTGCATCCGAAAGGCAGGTGAGACCATGA